Proteins encoded in a region of the Bacillus sp. T3 genome:
- a CDS encoding DUF4007 family protein gives MGFGQHQTFYLRQQWLTKGLIEVNKNPRFFYEPEHFEILGVGKNMAKSIRHWLNVTQLIVEKRSIKTEFAMTDLARVIFKYDPYIKNRYTLYILHYILVTEKNEASTWYWFFNVFNERVFTKQMLVGKLEKWVKENFEKEVSLNSLKRDVDCLIQLYTTKDYSNQTPEDVIRSPFESLGLIHQTIGANFVKSETPYNLIANILYITLLKYSEKHDIKEVSLNDLIDGEELWGKVFNLNRDAIIKYLEEVQKHYPIIFTRTNRLDVIRLNTDTSWLDEMKVAYENEVFK, from the coding sequence ATGGGCTTTGGTCAACACCAAACATTCTATTTAAGGCAGCAATGGCTTACTAAAGGTTTAATAGAAGTAAACAAGAATCCCCGATTTTTCTATGAACCTGAGCATTTTGAAATTTTAGGTGTAGGTAAAAATATGGCCAAATCAATTAGACATTGGCTAAACGTAACACAACTAATCGTGGAAAAACGTTCTATTAAAACTGAATTTGCCATGACGGATTTAGCTAGAGTTATTTTTAAATATGATCCATATATAAAAAATAGATATACATTGTATATATTGCACTATATTCTAGTAACTGAAAAAAATGAAGCATCAACTTGGTATTGGTTCTTTAATGTATTTAATGAACGTGTTTTTACAAAACAGATGCTTGTAGGAAAATTGGAAAAATGGGTGAAGGAGAACTTTGAAAAAGAAGTATCGCTGAACTCATTAAAACGAGATGTAGATTGTCTTATTCAACTTTATACAACGAAAGACTATAGCAACCAAACGCCTGAAGATGTAATTAGAAGTCCATTCGAATCATTAGGATTAATACATCAAACGATAGGTGCAAATTTCGTTAAATCAGAAACGCCTTATAATTTAATAGCAAATATTCTCTACATAACTCTCTTAAAATATTCAGAGAAACATGACATAAAAGAAGTGAGCCTTAACGATTTAATAGACGGGGAAGAGTTGTGGGGGAAAGTATTTAATTTAAATCGAGATGCTATTATTAAGTACTTAGAGGAAGTGCAAAAACACTATCCAATTATATTTACTAGAACAAATCGTTTAGATGTGATTCGTTTAAATACAGATACATCGTGGTTAGATGAAATGAAAGTAGCTTACGAAAACGAGGTATTTAAATAA
- the dld gene encoding D-lactate dehydrogenase, producing MENPFITALEAILDRKYIITNPSKTLRYRKGYRSGRGDALAVVKPGNLTELWQILKAAVKFDKIIIMQAANTSLTEGSVPAGGYDREVIIVSTTRMDNLQLINQGTQVLAFPGTTLYTLENALKPLGREPHSVIGSSCLGASAIGGICNNSGGSLVKRGPAYTELSLFARVDENGELQLVNHLGIDLGDTPEEIVANLDAGNFDLDAVPESSKHGHNHTYQTRVRDIDADSPARYNADPNQLYESSGSAGKIAVFAVRLDTFPKEQNEKVFYIGTNTPRVLEMIRRKALSEFENLPVAGEYMHREIYDIAKKYGKDSFIVINKLGTDRLPYLFALKANAERILDKMKIFKPYLPDRILQKLSYLFPNHLPKRMEEFREKYEHHLMLKMSGEGGAEAEAYLTELFKEAEGDFFVCTPKEGADAFLHRFVAAGAAIRFQEVHQDEVDDILALDIALRRNDMDWFEELPEEISSQIVHKLYYGHFLCHVLHQDYIVKKGVDAHALKEKMLKLLDARGAIYPAEHNVGHLYEAAPSLVDHYKNGDPTNSFNPGIGKTSKLKNWA from the coding sequence ATGGAGAATCCATTTATAACTGCACTTGAAGCGATTTTAGATCGCAAATATATCATTACCAACCCCTCAAAAACCTTACGATATCGCAAAGGCTATCGCTCAGGACGCGGGGATGCACTAGCTGTCGTTAAGCCAGGAAATTTGACAGAGCTCTGGCAAATCCTAAAAGCGGCTGTCAAATTTGACAAAATCATCATTATGCAAGCGGCAAATACAAGTTTGACAGAAGGCTCTGTTCCTGCAGGCGGCTATGATCGTGAGGTCATCATAGTGTCAACCACACGGATGGACAACCTTCAGTTAATCAACCAAGGCACTCAAGTTTTGGCCTTTCCAGGCACAACACTCTATACACTTGAAAATGCGTTGAAACCGCTTGGGAGAGAACCACATTCTGTGATTGGCTCGTCATGTCTCGGTGCATCAGCCATCGGCGGGATTTGTAATAACTCGGGCGGCTCACTTGTCAAACGCGGCCCTGCTTATACTGAGCTGTCACTTTTTGCCCGTGTTGATGAAAATGGCGAGTTGCAACTGGTGAATCACCTTGGAATCGACCTAGGCGATACACCTGAAGAAATCGTTGCCAATCTTGATGCTGGAAATTTCGATCTGGATGCTGTCCCTGAATCCTCAAAACACGGGCACAATCATACTTATCAAACGCGCGTGCGCGACATTGATGCAGATAGCCCTGCTAGATACAACGCTGACCCCAATCAGCTCTATGAATCTTCAGGTTCTGCTGGCAAAATTGCTGTTTTCGCCGTTCGGCTCGATACTTTTCCGAAAGAACAAAATGAAAAGGTTTTCTATATTGGAACCAATACCCCGCGCGTGCTAGAAATGATTCGGAGAAAAGCACTATCGGAGTTCGAAAACCTCCCTGTCGCTGGCGAATACATGCACCGTGAGATATATGATATTGCCAAAAAATACGGTAAAGATTCATTTATTGTCATCAATAAACTTGGTACTGACCGTTTGCCTTACCTTTTTGCCTTAAAAGCGAATGCAGAGCGGATTTTGGACAAAATGAAAATCTTTAAGCCTTATCTTCCTGACCGTATCTTGCAAAAACTCAGCTATCTTTTCCCGAACCATTTGCCAAAAAGAATGGAAGAATTCCGCGAAAAGTATGAACACCATCTAATGCTCAAAATGTCAGGCGAAGGTGGCGCTGAGGCGGAGGCTTATCTGACAGAACTTTTTAAAGAAGCTGAAGGTGATTTCTTTGTTTGCACGCCAAAAGAAGGGGCGGATGCTTTCTTGCATCGGTTTGTGGCGGCAGGCGCTGCGATTCGGTTCCAGGAGGTGCATCAAGACGAAGTCGATGATATTTTGGCACTGGATATCGCCTTGAGACGTAATGATATGGACTGGTTCGAAGAACTGCCCGAGGAAATCTCCAGCCAGATTGTGCATAAGCTTTATTATGGACATTTCCTTTGCCACGTGCTGCATCAGGACTACATCGTGAAAAAAGGAGTCGATGCGCATGCCTTGAAGGAAAAAATGTTGAAGCTTCTGGATGCACGCGGTGCGATTTATCCAGCGGAGCATAATGTCGGTCATCTATATGAAGCCGCACCATCGCTGGTTGATCACTACAAAAATGGCGACCCAACCAACAGCTTCAACCCAGGAATCGGGAAAACTTCTAAACTTAAAAATTGGGCTTAA
- a CDS encoding ABC transporter permease, with product MGTYISKALIKKDLKDIFRSKTLLVTMIIIPILFSVIFPSILVGSALFFDAEKIAGNDVQKLIDSFLKSTTGDKFSSYTMEQQIIYVFINFMLPNLFLLVPIITAMSVAANSFVGEKENRTLESLLFSPISIKKLFLSKTIASFLPPFCVSVISFVLCGVIINSLGYQLFGELIFPSGNWVALITGLSPMVILLTVLLNILISSRVKTYQEAQNFGGIILLPVIALLIGQVSGLFLLGVQLIILISVGLFIVNLVLWSIIAKNNDRYLLFEKQIH from the coding sequence ATGGGTACCTATATTAGCAAAGCTTTGATTAAAAAAGATCTAAAAGATATTTTTAGAAGTAAAACATTGCTGGTAACCATGATTATCATCCCGATTCTGTTTTCGGTTATTTTCCCTTCCATTTTGGTGGGAAGTGCTCTATTTTTTGATGCCGAAAAAATTGCCGGAAATGATGTACAGAAACTAATAGATTCTTTTCTAAAGAGTACTACGGGTGATAAGTTTTCTTCTTATACAATGGAGCAGCAAATTATTTATGTGTTCATAAATTTTATGCTACCAAACTTATTTTTGCTGGTACCGATTATTACAGCGATGTCAGTGGCCGCTAACAGCTTTGTTGGAGAGAAGGAAAACCGAACGCTTGAAAGTTTATTATTTTCTCCAATCTCCATTAAAAAGCTATTCTTGAGCAAGACAATCGCATCATTCTTACCGCCATTTTGTGTATCTGTCATCAGTTTTGTACTGTGTGGAGTCATTATCAATTCTTTGGGGTATCAATTGTTTGGTGAGCTGATCTTCCCATCGGGTAACTGGGTGGCATTAATCACCGGTCTTTCCCCAATGGTGATCCTGCTGACGGTACTGCTGAATATCCTTATATCATCAAGGGTGAAAACGTATCAGGAGGCCCAGAACTTTGGAGGCATTATCCTTCTACCAGTCATTGCACTGTTGATTGGCCAGGTTAGCGGACTGTTTTTACTTGGAGTTCAGTTAATCATTCTGATTTCAGTAGGACTATTCATTGTGAATCTGGTGTTATGGAGCATTATTGCAAAAAATAATGACCGATACTTATTGTTTGAAAAGCAGATTCACTAG
- a CDS encoding ABC transporter ATP-binding protein, protein MTSFISVSGLYKSFGQQKVLENVNFKVEKGEIVGLLGPNGSGKTTFIRILNGVIKPEKGSILLNGMDPDTEGDSIRKISGIVTESAGLYHQMSGKENLELFAELYGVTDKKRVTVLLDLFDLTEHRDKPVGKYSTWNEKAVGIG, encoded by the coding sequence ATGACTAGTTTCATAAGCGTATCTGGTTTGTATAAATCGTTTGGTCAACAAAAAGTATTAGAAAATGTTAACTTCAAGGTGGAAAAAGGGGAAATAGTAGGGTTATTGGGCCCCAATGGGTCAGGGAAAACGACCTTTATCCGTATTTTGAACGGAGTGATTAAACCGGAAAAGGGGTCGATTTTATTAAATGGAATGGACCCAGACACAGAGGGAGATTCAATTAGAAAAATATCTGGAATCGTGACGGAAAGTGCGGGACTGTATCACCAGATGAGTGGAAAAGAGAACCTGGAATTATTCGCTGAATTATATGGGGTCACAGATAAGAAGAGAGTGACAGTGCTACTTGACCTGTTTGATTTGACAGAGCATCGCGATAAACCAGTGGGAAAGTATAGTACCTGGAATGAAAAAGCGGTTGGCATTGGCTAA
- a CDS encoding GyrI-like domain-containing protein — MKYKMIETEAFQVIGIRENISCTTKDTDATIPKLWGKVAQDGTLDSLAELNSGSIKGILGITDNYQVMEDRMDYWIATAFRGDHVPNGFSSLEIPASKWVVFEVNGSIPEAITHTWKQIFSEWFPANGYQPASIPSLEVYVGAYPNPSCEIWVPIK; from the coding sequence ATGAAATACAAAATGATAGAAACTGAGGCATTCCAAGTAATTGGTATTAGAGAGAACATTTCATGTACGACAAAGGACACCGATGCAACGATTCCAAAGCTCTGGGGAAAAGTCGCTCAAGATGGAACCCTTGATTCATTAGCCGAACTAAATAGCGGGTCTATAAAAGGAATATTAGGAATTACCGATAATTATCAAGTAATGGAAGACAGAATGGATTATTGGATCGCCACAGCCTTTAGAGGAGACCATGTACCAAATGGCTTTTCCAGCCTTGAAATACCTGCTTCGAAATGGGTGGTATTCGAGGTAAACGGTTCAATACCAGAAGCCATCACTCATACGTGGAAACAAATATTTTCAGAGTGGTTCCCAGCTAATGGATACCAACCTGCTAGTATCCCCTCTTTAGAGGTATATGTTGGAGCTTATCCGAATCCATCCTGTGAAATTTGGGTACCAATTAAGTAG
- a CDS encoding restriction endonuclease: MYSIEIRHEGLHKYRMIKGNDRNVVEQKAFIQKQQWDEMWEKKQEAERKKRERENAVMEKAQKKSMAEQQTLEAQKQLEMIDNTLLHTLNIDDKVDWNSLKDRSKFSIPKPKSPRDPSYPPKPEKKSFMPTLSLIDKILLSSKHKKMDQANQAYEAALEKHQVMVKSIQEKYVRDYAIYEEDLKKWKKQENLFETKKNEKNDAIDKKKQQYLTGETEAIIEYCDIVLSNSVYPDYFPQEFEIDYNPANRTLIVEYSLPDLSDLPTLKEVKYVATKDEYKESFTTEAALRKMYDKLLYDITLRTLHELFEADKINAVDSIVYNGWVNTINKATGKNENICILSIQTNKPEFMEINLKLVDSKTCFKNLKGVGSSKLFSLTPIAPILKINKEDSRFVESYGVTADIDNETNLAAMDWQDFEHLIRELFEKEFNSSGGEVKITRASRDGGVDAIAFDPDPIRGGKIVIQAKRYTNVVGVSAVRDLYGTVMNEGATKGILVSTADFGPDAYSFVKDKPLTLLNGSNLLHLLHKHGHQAKIDLKEAKMLMNQR, translated from the coding sequence ATGTATTCGATCGAGATAAGGCATGAAGGATTACATAAGTACCGTATGATTAAAGGAAATGATAGGAATGTAGTGGAGCAAAAAGCGTTTATTCAAAAGCAGCAGTGGGATGAAATGTGGGAAAAGAAACAGGAAGCGGAAAGAAAAAAGCGTGAACGTGAAAATGCCGTGATGGAAAAAGCCCAGAAAAAGTCAATGGCCGAACAGCAAACACTAGAGGCACAAAAACAACTGGAAATGATTGATAATACATTACTACATACATTAAACATCGATGACAAAGTCGATTGGAATTCTTTAAAGGATCGTTCGAAGTTTTCAATTCCAAAACCGAAAAGCCCACGTGATCCATCCTATCCACCTAAGCCAGAGAAAAAGTCCTTTATGCCAACATTAAGTCTTATTGATAAAATTTTACTCTCAAGTAAACATAAAAAAATGGATCAGGCTAACCAAGCATACGAGGCTGCATTAGAGAAACATCAAGTTATGGTGAAGAGTATTCAAGAAAAGTATGTAAGAGATTATGCTATATATGAAGAAGACTTGAAAAAATGGAAGAAACAAGAAAATTTATTCGAGACGAAAAAGAACGAAAAGAACGATGCAATTGACAAGAAAAAGCAGCAGTATTTAACTGGAGAAACAGAAGCAATCATTGAATACTGTGATATTGTCTTATCAAATTCCGTATACCCTGATTATTTTCCACAAGAATTTGAAATTGATTATAATCCTGCCAATCGGACATTAATCGTTGAATACAGTCTCCCTGATCTTTCGGATTTGCCTACTCTAAAAGAGGTAAAATATGTCGCAACAAAAGATGAATACAAAGAATCGTTTACTACTGAAGCAGCGCTAAGAAAAATGTACGATAAACTCCTTTACGATATTACATTGCGTACCCTGCATGAATTGTTTGAAGCAGACAAAATTAATGCAGTTGACTCGATTGTATATAACGGTTGGGTTAATACGATAAATAAAGCAACTGGTAAAAATGAGAACATTTGTATTCTCTCGATACAAACAAATAAGCCAGAGTTTATGGAAATTAATTTGAAATTAGTAGACTCAAAAACATGTTTTAAAAACTTAAAAGGGGTTGGCAGTAGTAAATTATTTAGTCTGACCCCAATTGCCCCAATTCTTAAAATAAACAAAGAGGATAGCCGATTTGTTGAATCATATGGCGTAACGGCCGATATTGACAATGAAACCAATTTAGCTGCAATGGACTGGCAGGATTTTGAGCATTTAATAAGAGAGCTTTTCGAGAAAGAATTTAACAGTTCGGGTGGAGAAGTTAAGATTACAAGGGCTAGTAGGGATGGTGGAGTGGACGCAATAGCATTTGATCCCGATCCGATTAGAGGTGGGAAAATTGTCATTCAAGCAAAAAGGTATACAAATGTCGTGGGTGTGTCCGCAGTTCGTGATTTATATGGAACCGTAATGAATGAAGGTGCGACAAAAGGTATCTTAGTCTCGACCGCAGATTTTGGTCCTGATGCATACAGCTTTGTAAAGGACAAGCCACTCACATTATTAAATGGCAGCAATCTGTTACACCTTCTCCATAAGCATGGACATCAGGCCAAAATCGATCTAAAAGAGGCAAAAATGTTAATGAATCAGAGATAG
- a CDS encoding restriction endonuclease, with protein sequence MSLNLNEFTIYDEHNREVIGHFQGKYHEDKNFYKGRLVKGSLFTTFFEFHDARPGWENEGVEYSFNSVSQLLIDYKTEVRKGLIFSKTLHILSVGVDYSSVNPNARLSIFEFEVDEATAKRVIERYNLSKSKYKPVEQVPTTINDIDLMSGYEFEDFLGDFFSQRGYKVLPTGYSQDQGIDLIIEKDGKRIGVQAKCYSNPVGNKAIQETVAGINYHNCTHGMVITNSSYTRQALDLASKNNIILWDRNKLNEEIHRIV encoded by the coding sequence ATGTCATTAAATCTAAACGAATTTACTATTTATGATGAACATAATCGAGAAGTTATTGGCCATTTTCAAGGTAAATATCACGAGGACAAAAATTTCTATAAAGGCAGACTTGTCAAAGGCTCACTGTTTACAACATTTTTTGAATTTCACGACGCTCGACCAGGTTGGGAGAATGAAGGTGTCGAGTATTCTTTCAATTCTGTCTCACAATTACTTATTGATTATAAAACGGAAGTAAGGAAAGGGTTAATTTTTAGTAAGACATTACATATTCTATCTGTTGGAGTGGATTATTCTAGTGTAAATCCCAATGCTCGTTTGTCCATTTTTGAATTCGAAGTAGATGAAGCTACAGCAAAAAGAGTTATTGAGAGATATAATCTTTCTAAATCAAAGTACAAACCGGTTGAACAAGTTCCTACTACTATTAATGATATTGATCTTATGTCAGGCTATGAATTTGAAGATTTTTTGGGTGACTTTTTTAGCCAACGCGGCTATAAAGTATTGCCTACTGGCTATTCTCAAGATCAAGGTATTGATTTAATCATCGAAAAAGACGGAAAGAGAATTGGAGTTCAAGCTAAGTGCTATTCAAATCCTGTTGGAAATAAAGCAATTCAAGAAACGGTTGCAGGTATTAATTATCATAACTGTACACACGGAATGGTTATTACAAATTCCAGTTACACTAGACAGGCTTTAGATTTAGCGAGTAAAAACAATATCATCTTATGGGACCGAAATAAGCTTAATGAAGAGATACATAGGATTGTGTAG
- a CDS encoding GNAT family protein — translation MFLHKIDEKVSLKLIELNDAERVFELTDKSRNYLREWLPWLDITNHVEDTKEFIRGCLKGYSENKSLTTVILFNGEMVGVAGFNSLNWSNKTAYIGYWLGEEYQGNGIMTNVAKALTNYAFHYLHLNKVEIRAAVENKNSRNVPERLGFINEGTIRQAEWLYDHFVDHTVYGVLASEWREIHS, via the coding sequence ATGTTCCTACACAAGATTGATGAGAAAGTTTCATTAAAATTAATTGAGTTAAATGATGCTGAAAGAGTTTTTGAACTAACAGACAAATCGAGAAATTATTTACGAGAATGGCTGCCATGGCTTGACATCACCAATCATGTCGAAGATACGAAAGAATTTATCCGAGGCTGTTTAAAAGGATATTCTGAAAATAAAAGTTTAACTACGGTTATTTTATTCAATGGTGAAATGGTTGGAGTTGCAGGCTTTAATAGTCTTAATTGGTCCAACAAGACGGCCTATATTGGATATTGGCTTGGAGAAGAATATCAAGGAAACGGGATTATGACCAACGTTGCTAAAGCGTTGACCAACTATGCTTTTCATTATCTCCACTTAAATAAAGTAGAAATTCGTGCTGCCGTCGAGAATAAAAACAGCAGGAATGTCCCAGAAAGATTAGGCTTTATTAATGAAGGAACGATCAGGCAAGCTGAATGGCTTTATGACCATTTTGTTGATCATACCGTTTATGGAGTATTAGCAAGCGAATGGAGAGAAATTCATTCATAA
- a CDS encoding NAD(P)-dependent alcohol dehydrogenase, protein MKAIVYEKYGPPEVLQLKNVKKPVPKEKEILVKVKATTVSVADIRSRSFSVPRMIWLPARITLGLRKPKKEILGMELAGEVESIGEEVKRFNKGDQVFAASLNGFGAYAEYICLAENGPVTHKPSNITYEEAAAIPIGARTALYFLRKANIQRGQKVLVYGASGSVGSYAVQLAKYFGAYVTGVCSSANLDLVKSLGADKVIDYTAEDFTSSGETYDVIFEAVNKSSFSACMKVLKDNGTYINITEPLPSGQMLWTKLTSSKKLLLSRNSPETAEALNFLKVLIENGKIKALIDRSYSIEDIIEAHKYVEKGHKKGNVVITIS, encoded by the coding sequence ATGAAAGCAATTGTATATGAAAAATACGGACCCCCAGAGGTTCTTCAACTGAAAAATGTTAAAAAACCTGTTCCAAAAGAAAAAGAAATATTAGTAAAAGTGAAGGCAACAACTGTTTCAGTAGCAGATATTCGATCTCGAAGTTTTTCAGTACCTCGAATGATTTGGCTTCCTGCCCGTATCACTCTTGGTCTTAGAAAACCTAAAAAAGAGATATTAGGGATGGAGTTAGCTGGAGAAGTGGAGTCGATAGGGGAAGAGGTTAAAAGGTTTAACAAAGGCGATCAGGTATTTGCTGCTTCACTTAATGGTTTTGGTGCTTACGCAGAATATATATGTCTAGCAGAAAACGGACCCGTAACCCATAAACCATCCAATATTACCTATGAGGAAGCAGCAGCCATTCCAATTGGGGCACGTACTGCATTATATTTTCTAAGAAAAGCCAACATTCAAAGAGGCCAAAAGGTTCTCGTTTATGGTGCTTCAGGAAGTGTTGGAAGTTATGCCGTCCAGCTCGCAAAGTATTTTGGGGCTTATGTAACGGGTGTATGCAGTTCAGCCAATTTAGATTTGGTGAAGTCTTTGGGAGCCGATAAGGTCATTGATTACACTGCTGAGGATTTTACTAGTAGTGGCGAAACTTATGATGTTATTTTTGAAGCAGTAAACAAAAGTTCTTTTTCAGCTTGTATGAAAGTTTTAAAAGACAATGGTACTTATATCAATATCACCGAACCGCTTCCTAGTGGACAGATGCTATGGACAAAATTGACAAGTAGTAAAAAATTACTATTAAGTCGAAATTCACCGGAAACGGCTGAAGCGTTAAACTTTCTCAAAGTCCTTATTGAAAATGGGAAAATAAAAGCCTTAATCGACCGCTCCTATTCCATCGAAGATATAATCGAAGCTCACAAATATGTTGAAAAAGGACACAAAAAAGGGAATGTTGTTATAACTATCAGTTGA
- a CDS encoding MDR family MFS transporter, whose product MKQYNTKAIMSSLLICGFVGMFSETALNIAISNLMVVFQITAATAQWLTTGFLLTLGILMPMTGLLLQWFSTRQLFIGSLVSSILGTLIAALAINFEMLMFARVLQAVGMGILIPLMFNTILVVYPPDKRGAAMGFVGLVIMFAPAIGPTVAGLLIEYFTWHYIFWLSLPFLVFGLLVGLKYLENVSEVTKPKIDLLSVVLSTIGFGGVVFGFSKAGEGAENWTSPAVIYFIIIGLVALVLFTLRQVYMREPMMDLGVFKFPMYNVGLLMVLSCMMIILSSMIILPMFLQNGMKLSAFTAGLMLLPGSALNGILSPRMGRLFDKYGPKWLVISGLAVVAFMLWGLSEITPSSSIVYIVALHIGLMVGISMVWMPAQTNGLNQLPPELYPHGTAVMNTLQQVAGAIGTTVAIIILTSGMEQYMHKSTAPTEPTEVANAMTLGSQNVFLFAMIVTLISLFLAFFIRRVIVQHSAMNSMH is encoded by the coding sequence ATGAAACAATATAATACGAAGGCAATCATGTCGTCTCTGCTCATCTGTGGTTTTGTTGGTATGTTCAGTGAAACAGCACTCAACATCGCAATCAGTAATTTAATGGTTGTATTCCAAATTACGGCTGCTACTGCACAATGGTTGACGACGGGATTCCTGCTTACTCTTGGCATTCTGATGCCAATGACAGGCTTGCTCCTACAGTGGTTTTCGACGAGACAATTATTTATTGGTTCTCTTGTGAGTTCGATTTTGGGTACATTGATAGCCGCACTGGCGATCAATTTCGAAATGCTGATGTTTGCTCGCGTTCTACAGGCGGTCGGTATGGGTATATTAATACCGCTTATGTTCAATACAATCCTCGTTGTGTATCCACCTGATAAGCGTGGTGCAGCGATGGGATTTGTAGGATTAGTCATTATGTTCGCTCCTGCGATTGGCCCGACTGTTGCAGGGCTTCTAATCGAATATTTCACATGGCACTATATCTTCTGGCTATCACTACCGTTTTTAGTCTTCGGTCTGTTGGTAGGGTTAAAGTACTTGGAAAATGTATCTGAAGTTACAAAGCCTAAAATTGATCTCCTGTCAGTCGTATTATCAACGATCGGCTTTGGCGGGGTTGTTTTTGGTTTTAGCAAAGCGGGTGAAGGTGCGGAGAACTGGACCAGCCCAGCCGTTATTTATTTCATCATCATTGGTCTGGTTGCTCTCGTCCTGTTCACGCTGCGCCAAGTGTATATGCGTGAGCCAATGATGGACCTAGGTGTGTTTAAATTCCCAATGTATAATGTTGGCCTGCTTATGGTATTGTCTTGTATGATGATTATCTTATCTAGCATGATTATCCTGCCAATGTTTCTTCAAAATGGGATGAAGCTATCCGCGTTCACCGCCGGGCTTATGCTTTTGCCGGGAAGTGCCCTAAACGGTATACTTTCTCCGCGAATGGGGCGTTTATTTGACAAATATGGTCCAAAATGGCTCGTGATTTCTGGTCTTGCAGTCGTTGCGTTTATGTTATGGGGCCTTTCCGAGATTACGCCTTCTTCTTCGATTGTGTATATCGTAGCCCTGCATATAGGACTGATGGTTGGGATCTCGATGGTTTGGATGCCGGCACAAACCAATGGACTGAACCAACTGCCGCCAGAACTTTACCCGCATGGTACGGCCGTCATGAACACGCTACAACAGGTTGCGGGTGCAATTGGTACAACTGTTGCAATCATTATTTTAACAAGTGGTATGGAGCAATATATGCACAAGTCCACAGCTCCCACCGAGCCAACTGAAGTTGCTAATGCCATGACGTTAGGTTCGCAGAACGTGTTCTTGTTTGCAATGATTGTGACACTGATCAGTTTGTTTCTAGCATTCTTTATCCGACGTGTCATCGTTCAACATTCGGCAATGAATTCGATGCATTAA
- a CDS encoding pirin-like C-terminal cupin domain-containing protein, producing MLKKSLNAISNVLNEATESHLLVLEGESIPEPIAQYGAFVMNTEEEIREALWDYQKTKFGVRPWNRPDPVNERNSWKICPLS from the coding sequence ATTTTAAAAAAATCTCTTAATGCAATTTCAAATGTTTTAAATGAAGCAACAGAAAGTCATCTTTTAGTTTTAGAAGGTGAATCAATTCCTGAACCGATTGCACAGTACGGTGCGTTTGTAATGAACACAGAAGAAGAGATTCGCGAAGCACTCTGGGATTATCAAAAAACAAAATTTGGAGTCAGGCCATGGAACCGCCCAGATCCAGTAAATGAACGTAACTCCTGGAAGATTTGCCCACTATCCTGA